Proteins from a single region of Thalassophryne amazonica chromosome 22, fThaAma1.1, whole genome shotgun sequence:
- the LOC117504361 gene encoding LOW QUALITY PROTEIN: sodium- and chloride-dependent GABA transporter 2-like (The sequence of the model RefSeq protein was modified relative to this genomic sequence to represent the inferred CDS: inserted 2 bases in 2 codons; deleted 1 base in 1 codon): MWRFPYLCYKNGGGAFLIPYLIFLFTCGIPVFFLEVSLGQYTSQGGITCWRKISPLFEGLGYGTQVIVTLLNFYYIIVLAWGIFYLSYSFSWVLPWSSCNNSWNTANCVEFHRTKHLRDHQAIHLNVTSPIIEFWERRALRISPGIDHMGSLNWDLAICLFIAWVMCYFCIWKGXKSTGKVVYFTATXPYVMLVVLLVRGLTLPGAGIGVQFYLYPDLGRLSDPQVWMDAGTQIFFSYAICLGSLTALGSYNKYNNNCYRDCLALCCLNSGTSFVAGFAIFSILGFMSYEQNVPISEVAESGPGLAFIAYPRAVSMMPFSPVWSALFFIMIVFLGLDSQFVCVESLITAIVDMYPAVFRRKNRRELFLLAVVLLSYLMGLIMLMEGGMYVFQLFDYYSASGMCLLFMSIFETVCIAWVYGVSRFYDNIEDMIGYRPGPYIKYCWLFVTPATCIGTFAFSLIKYTPLKYNNEYVYPWWGYVIGWLLALSSMVCIPLWMVYKLNTTQGTLRERIQLLITPDDSLPKTKKEQDRLLVIFAPEEEATMTKNGYFPMSEKDSDL; this comes from the exons GTGCTTTCCTCATCCCCTACCTGATCTTCCTCTTCACCTGTGGCATTCCTGTCTTCTTCCTGGAGGTTTCCCTGGGACAGTACACCAGTCAGGGAGGCATTACCTGCTGGAGAAAAATCAGTCCCTTATTTGAAG GTCTTGGCTATGGAACGCAGGTGATAGTCACGCTGTTGAACTTCTATTACATCATTGTTCTGGCCTGGGGGATTTTCTACCTGTCTTATTCCTTTTCCTGGGTCCTGCCCTGGTCTTCCTGCAACAACTCATGGAACACCG CAAATTGTGTTGAGTTTCACAGGACAAAACACCTCAGG GACCACCAAGCCATCCACCTAAATGTCACGTCTCCTATCATAGAGTTCTGGGA GAGAAGAGCACTGAGGATCTCACCAGGCATTGACCACATGGGTTCACTGAACTGGGACCTGGCCATCTGTCTGTTCATTGCCTGGGTCATGTGCTATTTCTGCATCTGGAAGG TGAAATCCACAGGAAAG GTGGTCTACTTCACTGCCA TTCCCTATGTGATGCTGGTTGTGCTGTTGGTCCGAGGTCTCACTCTGCCTGGTGCAGGGATTGGGGTCCAGTTCTACCTTTACCCTGACCTTGGTCGACTGTCAGACCCACAG GTGTGGATGGATGCTGGTACGCAGATCTTCTTCTCCTATGCCATCTGTTTAGGATCACTGACCGCTCTgggcagctacaacaaatataacAATAACTGCTACAG AGACTGCCTGGCACTGTGCTGTCTGAACAGTGGCACCAGTTTTGTGGCAGGTTTTGCAATATTCTCCATCCTTGGATTCATGTCTTATGAGCAGAACGTTCCCATCTCAGAAGTGGCCGAATCTG GACCCGGTCTTGCGTTCATCGCTTACCCTCGTGCTGTGAGCATGATGCccttctctcctgtgtggtctGCCCTCTTCTTCATCATGATTGTTTTTCTGGGGCTGGACAGCCAG TTTGTGTGTGTAGAGAGCCTCATCACAGCGATCGTCGACATGTATCCTGCAGTGTTCCGGCGAAAAAACCGCAGGGAGCTGTTTCTCTTAGCAGTGGTCCTCCTGTCATACCTCATGGGCCTCATCATGCTGATGGAG GGAGGCATGTATGTTTTCCAGCTCTTTGATTACTATTCAGCCAGCGGCATGTGTCTTCTCTTCATGTCCATCTTTGAGACTGTCTGCATCGCATGGGTCTACG GTGTCAGTCGCTTCTATGATAACATCGAAGACATGATTGGCTACCGCCCAGGACCTTACATCAAGTATTGCTGGTTGTTCGTCACCCCAGCCACATGCATC GGTACCTTTGCCTTCTCTCTCATCAAGTACACACCTCTAAAGTACAACAATGAGTATGTGTACCCATGGTGGGGTTATGTAATTGGTTGGTTGTTGGCGCTTTCTTCCATGGTCTGCATCCCTCTTTGGATGGTTTACAAACTCAACACCACCCAAGGGACACTGAGAGAG CGTATCCAGCTGCTCATCACACCTGATGACAGTTTACCCAAAACCAAGAAGGAGCAGGACAGGTTACTGGTTATCTTTGCTCCTGAAGAAGAGGCCACCATGACCAAAAATGGCTACTTTCCCATGTCAGAGAAAGATTCTGACTTATGA